One Larus michahellis chromosome 11, bLarMic1.1, whole genome shotgun sequence genomic region harbors:
- the ABLIM3 gene encoding actin-binding LIM protein 3 isoform X6, producing the protein MSTSIPYQQNPYTPGSSSTVIQCYRCGDTCKGEVVRVQSNHFHIRCFTCQVCGCDLAQSGFFFKNQEYICTHDYQQLYGTRCDSCGDFITGEVISALGRTYHPKCFVCSTCRKPFPIGDKVTFSGKDCVCQNCSHSLISTKPIKIHGPSHCAGCKEEIKQGQSLLALEKQWHVSCFKCQTCGIILTGEYISKDGIPYCESDYHAQFGIKCETCDRYISGRVLEAGGKHYHPTCARCVRCHQMFTEGEEMYLTGSEVWHPICKQAARAEKKLKHRRTSETSISPPGSSIGSPNRVICAKVDNEILNYKDLAALPKIKAIYEVQRPDLISYEPYHRYTSDETLERYSYGESLGTLSPYSQDIYESFDTRQRRASSPGYIDSPTYSRQGMSPTIPRSPHHFYRSAAGESNIYRKPPIYKRHDNLPAATKSKTSEDIAQSSKYSPAYSPDPYYHSESEYWSFQGSPKAPRARRFSSGGEEDGYDRGMHKIQSGIGRLILREEMKARSNSYTDPWTPPRSSASSREALHTAGYEGSLNGSPRTHYLADSDPLISKSASLPAYRRNGLHRPPSAELFHYDSTNAVNWGMRGKIYPYELLLVKTRGRNQLPKDVDRTRLERHLSQEEFYQIFGMTIAEFDRLALWKRNELKKQARLF; encoded by the exons TTCCCTATCAGCAAAACCCCTAcacccctggcagcagctccacCGTCATCCAGTGCTACCGCTGTGGGGACACCTGCAAGGGAGAGGTGGTGCGTGTCCAGAGCAATCACTTCCACATCCGCTGCTTCACCTGCCAAG TGTGCGGCTGCGACCTGGCCCAGTCGGGCTTCTTCTTTAAGAACCAGGAGTACATCTGCACCCACGACTACCAGCAGCTCTACGGGACCCGCTGCGACAGCTGCGGGGACTTCATCACCGGAGAGGTCAtctctgccctggggaggacCTACCACCCCAAGTGCTTTGTCTGCAGCACCTGCAG GAAGCCATTCCCCATCGGAGACAAGGTCACGTTCAGCGGGAAGGACTGTGTTTGCCAAAACTGCTCCCACTCTCTCATCAGCACCAAACCCATCAAGATCCACGGGCCCAGCC ACTGCGCAGGCTGCAAGGAGGAGATCAAGCAAGGCCAATCCCTCCTGGCCCTGGAGAAGCAGTGGCACGTCAGCTGCTTCAAGTGCCAAACGTGCGGGATCATCCTCACCGGCGAGTACATCAGCAA GGATGGCATCCCGTACTGCGAGTCTGACTACCATGCCCAGTTCGGCATCAAGTGTGAGACCTGTGACCGGTACATCAGCGGCAGGGTCCTGGAG gcaggagggaagcACTACCACCCCACCTGTGCCAGATGTGTCCGCTGCCACCAGATGTTCACGGAAGGAGAGGAGATGTACCTCACAG GCTCCGAAGTGTGGCACCCCATCTGCAAGCAGGCAGCCAGAGCGGAGAAGAAGCTAAAG CACAGAAGGACGTCAGAAACCTCCATCTCGCCCCCTGGTTCCAGCATCGGCTCCCCAAACCGTGTCATCTGC GCTAAAGTGGATAATGAGATCCTTAATTACAAAGACCTGGCAGCTCTTCCCAAGATTAAAGCCATCTATGAAGTGCAGCGTCCCGACCTCATTTCCTACGAGCCCTATCACAGATATACATCGGATGAGACGCTGGAGAGATATAGCTATGGGGAG tcCCTGGGGACCCTCTCCCCGTACTCACAG GACATCTACGAGAGCTTTGACACCCGGCAGAGGCGAGCTTCCAGCCCTGGCTACATCGACTCCCCCACCTACAGCCGCCAGGGCATGTCCCCCACCATCCCGAGGTCCCCCCACCATTTCTACCGCTCAG CTGCTGGTGAGAGTAACATCTACCGGAAACCCCCCATCTATAAGCGACACG ACAACCTCCCTGCAGCCACGAAAAGCAAAACCAGCGAAGACATCGCACAGTCATCCAAGTACAGCCCTGCCTACTCCCCGGACCCGTACTACCACTCCGAGTCGGAGTACTGGTCCTTCCAAGGCTCCCCCAAAG CCCCCCGGGCCCGGAGGTTCTCGTCGGGAGGTGAGGAGGACGGGTACGACCGGGGCATGCACaag atCCAGAGTGGCATCGGCAGGCTGATCCTGAGGGAAGAGATGAAGGCTCGGTCCAACTCCTACACAGACCCCTGGACGCCCCCGCGCAGCTCGGCCAGCAGCAGAGAAGCCCTGCACACGGCTGGCTACGAGGGCTCCCTCAACGGCT CTCCCCGGACACACTACCTGGCTGACAGCG ATCCCCTCATTTCCAAGTCGGCGTCCCTCCCTGCCTACAGGAGGAACGGGCTGCACAGG CCTCCCAGTGCCGAGCTTTTCCACTACGACAGCACGAACGCAGTCAACTGGGGGATGCGAGGTAAG ATATACCCCTATGAGCTGCTCCTGGTGAAGACAAGGGGGAGGAACCAGCTGCCCAAAGATGTGGACAGGACTCGGTTAGAG cgcCACCTCTCCCAGGAGGAGTTCTACCAGATCTTCGGTATGACCATCGCCGAGTTCGACCGCCTGGCCCTGTGGAAGAGGAACGAGCTGAAGAAGCAGGCCCGGCTCTTTTAA
- the ABLIM3 gene encoding actin-binding LIM protein 3 isoform X5, whose translation MSTSIPYQQNPYTPGSSSTVIQCYRCGDTCKGEVVRVQSNHFHIRCFTCQVCGCDLAQSGFFFKNQEYICTHDYQQLYGTRCDSCGDFITGEVISALGRTYHPKCFVCSTCRKPFPIGDKVTFSGKDCVCQNCSHSLISTKPIKIHGPSHCAGCKEEIKQGQSLLALEKQWHVSCFKCQTCGIILTGEYISKDGIPYCESDYHAQFGIKCETCDRYISGRVLEAGGKHYHPTCARCVRCHQMFTEGEEMYLTGSEVWHPICKQAARAEKKLKHRRTSETSISPPGSSIGSPNRVICAKVDNEILNYKDLAALPKIKAIYEVQRPDLISYEPYHRYTSDETLERYSYGESLGTLSPYSQDIYESFDTRQRRASSPGYIDSPTYSRQGMSPTIPRSPHHFYRSGTESGRSSPYYSQLDVRSSTPTSYQAPKHFHIPAAGESNIYRKPPIYKRHATKSKTSEDIAQSSKYSPAYSPDPYYHSESEYWSFQGSPKAPRARRFSSGGEEDGYDRGMHKIQSGIGRLILREEMKARSNSYTDPWTPPRSSASSREALHTAGYEGSLNGSPRTHYLADSDPLISKSASLPAYRRNGLHRPPSAELFHYDSTNAVNWGMRGKIYPYELLLVKTRGRNQLPKDVDRTRLERHLSQEEFYQIFGMTIAEFDRLALWKRNELKKQARLF comes from the exons TTCCCTATCAGCAAAACCCCTAcacccctggcagcagctccacCGTCATCCAGTGCTACCGCTGTGGGGACACCTGCAAGGGAGAGGTGGTGCGTGTCCAGAGCAATCACTTCCACATCCGCTGCTTCACCTGCCAAG TGTGCGGCTGCGACCTGGCCCAGTCGGGCTTCTTCTTTAAGAACCAGGAGTACATCTGCACCCACGACTACCAGCAGCTCTACGGGACCCGCTGCGACAGCTGCGGGGACTTCATCACCGGAGAGGTCAtctctgccctggggaggacCTACCACCCCAAGTGCTTTGTCTGCAGCACCTGCAG GAAGCCATTCCCCATCGGAGACAAGGTCACGTTCAGCGGGAAGGACTGTGTTTGCCAAAACTGCTCCCACTCTCTCATCAGCACCAAACCCATCAAGATCCACGGGCCCAGCC ACTGCGCAGGCTGCAAGGAGGAGATCAAGCAAGGCCAATCCCTCCTGGCCCTGGAGAAGCAGTGGCACGTCAGCTGCTTCAAGTGCCAAACGTGCGGGATCATCCTCACCGGCGAGTACATCAGCAA GGATGGCATCCCGTACTGCGAGTCTGACTACCATGCCCAGTTCGGCATCAAGTGTGAGACCTGTGACCGGTACATCAGCGGCAGGGTCCTGGAG gcaggagggaagcACTACCACCCCACCTGTGCCAGATGTGTCCGCTGCCACCAGATGTTCACGGAAGGAGAGGAGATGTACCTCACAG GCTCCGAAGTGTGGCACCCCATCTGCAAGCAGGCAGCCAGAGCGGAGAAGAAGCTAAAG CACAGAAGGACGTCAGAAACCTCCATCTCGCCCCCTGGTTCCAGCATCGGCTCCCCAAACCGTGTCATCTGC GCTAAAGTGGATAATGAGATCCTTAATTACAAAGACCTGGCAGCTCTTCCCAAGATTAAAGCCATCTATGAAGTGCAGCGTCCCGACCTCATTTCCTACGAGCCCTATCACAGATATACATCGGATGAGACGCTGGAGAGATATAGCTATGGGGAG tcCCTGGGGACCCTCTCCCCGTACTCACAG GACATCTACGAGAGCTTTGACACCCGGCAGAGGCGAGCTTCCAGCCCTGGCTACATCGACTCCCCCACCTACAGCCGCCAGGGCATGTCCCCCACCATCCCGAGGTCCCCCCACCATTTCTACCGCTCAG GCACCGAGAGCGGGCGCAGCTCCCCCTACTATAGCCAGTTAGATGTGAGGTCCTCCACTCCAACCTCATACCAAGCACCCAAGCATTTCCACATCCCAG CTGCTGGTGAGAGTAACATCTACCGGAAACCCCCCATCTATAAGCGACACG CCACGAAAAGCAAAACCAGCGAAGACATCGCACAGTCATCCAAGTACAGCCCTGCCTACTCCCCGGACCCGTACTACCACTCCGAGTCGGAGTACTGGTCCTTCCAAGGCTCCCCCAAAG CCCCCCGGGCCCGGAGGTTCTCGTCGGGAGGTGAGGAGGACGGGTACGACCGGGGCATGCACaag atCCAGAGTGGCATCGGCAGGCTGATCCTGAGGGAAGAGATGAAGGCTCGGTCCAACTCCTACACAGACCCCTGGACGCCCCCGCGCAGCTCGGCCAGCAGCAGAGAAGCCCTGCACACGGCTGGCTACGAGGGCTCCCTCAACGGCT CTCCCCGGACACACTACCTGGCTGACAGCG ATCCCCTCATTTCCAAGTCGGCGTCCCTCCCTGCCTACAGGAGGAACGGGCTGCACAGG CCTCCCAGTGCCGAGCTTTTCCACTACGACAGCACGAACGCAGTCAACTGGGGGATGCGAGGTAAG ATATACCCCTATGAGCTGCTCCTGGTGAAGACAAGGGGGAGGAACCAGCTGCCCAAAGATGTGGACAGGACTCGGTTAGAG cgcCACCTCTCCCAGGAGGAGTTCTACCAGATCTTCGGTATGACCATCGCCGAGTTCGACCGCCTGGCCCTGTGGAAGAGGAACGAGCTGAAGAAGCAGGCCCGGCTCTTTTAA